In Dromaius novaehollandiae isolate bDroNov1 chromosome 13, bDroNov1.hap1, whole genome shotgun sequence, the genomic window caggcaggagcacCTACCAAGCGGGACGATGACCAGGCTGGGGTGCTTGGAGGCCAAATGCTGCAACTCCTGCAAGAGAGGGGACAACATGGGCACAGAGAGGCAGGGACACCTGGGCAGAGGGCAGCTCTCAGCCTGTCCCAGGCACAGCCACTGTcactcctgctctgcccctgcactCCCCCATGCCCAGCAGCCTACCCCGGATGCCCTGCTCCAGTCAGACAGGGCTCCGTGCCTCCTGCCCACACCATGTGCCACTGCTTTACTCTCTGCCCTCCTGTTGCAGACACAAGCCCTTTCCCTCTAGCCCTTGAGGAGATGGGTGCCAGACTGTGTCAGAGCTCCCTTGCTGTCCTCCAGGAGACCTGGCCCCTCTGAACACCCCAGGCACAGCTCGCCCCATGGCCATGCCAGCTGGGCTGCCCTGTGCCCTGGCAGCTGTGGTGCAGGGTTGCAGCTTCCCATCTGAGCCCTCACAAATCTTCTCACATGCTGCCCTGCGCTTCCGTCCCCCAGCAAAGCCAGCTCCGCTGAGCCTCACCTGTGCTCGCTCTCCCTTGGGGTCCCGGCAGGCTGCAAAGAGCCACTTGGGAGGGTTtggcagctgcagaagctgcttgaCAATTCCCAGGCCAATTCCTCGATTGGCCCCAGTGACCAGAGCAGAGTGGACACAAAGCCCTGCCAtgctgctcctcctgcctctgctctagcCTGCATAGTTCACTCAGTTCCCTAATGCTACTTATAGCCTGTTCAACTGCCACCCCACCCACTTAGGGCTTGCACAAAGCCGTGGCTCTAGGTACAGTCTCTCCAGCTCTTCAAACTCTCTAGGACCCAGTTCCTGGCAGGGAGCCGGCCCTCATCACTGCAAAGGGCAAAAATCACTTGGCTTCTGAGCTGCCTGTAGCTCGGCCCTGTGAAGCAGGAGCAATCGGCCACTCcgcccaggagaggctgtgctgagggaggaggaagggagcagcCTGTGGAAAGGACTCAGGGTGCCCCATGGCTCAGGTGGGCTTGACAGCTTCGCAGGCTTCCTGCGTCTTACCCATGTAACACCAGAGGCAGGTTGAACTCGTTCCCCTTCTGCTGGTTTCCAGAGCCCCTCAGATGGAGCTGCAGGAGGCTACTCTGCTCTCCCCTGTCTTCCAAGTAAATGTCCCATCCCTGATCGTCCCATAAAAGACCTGCAGAGCAAACCATCAGCATTGCCTTCTTGCAGAAGGAAGTGGACCCTGCACAGTCTGCACATCACCTCTCTGCTCTTAGTGCACTCCATCCCGTTGGATGCCGTCTCCAGCCTTGAGCTTCCCTCTGGGAGTTGTGGCACACAATCCCAGTGTGATGTGCATCTCTGCCATGTTggttgcagagcagctgctccatgAGAAATCATATGGCAGAAGCAGTCCTGAGTGGAGCAGTCCTTCCACCAGGGCTGCAGGAGGACTCAGGTGCCATGGGTTGTCTTCCTGCAAGGATAAGTGCCTTAGTCAAAGCCCCCCTCTCCACATTGCCCATAGGAGCTAGGTGCAGACAGCTCCACACTAGCACCAGTGAAGCTTGGTACTGCCACCAGGCTGACTGTGCTGCCCAATAGCTCATGCCAAGCATTACAGCCAGGATGTGCAGTATGGCAATTGGGCTGCACGCACTTTGTGTGTACCTGCTCCCCCAAGTGTCTCTGCACTCAGCTGGGCTGCAAAGAGCCCCAGAAACCTCTTGGCAATCCCTTGCTTTCAAGCACTGAGTCCCAAAGCCATGGAAGACTGGGGTGCTGGGTAGAAGGGCAGCAGTTGAGTCACTTCTGAGGTGTCTCCTTCTCCCCCAGGATGTCTTGGCAGCAGTGTTAACCAGCTGCACTGCCAAGTGAGCTCTCATGctccggcggcagcagcccctttcctcctccccactcctGCCTGTTTTCTGGAGCTAGGCTGGCAGACTCCACAAGTCAGGCAGCTCCTCCCCGCCCTTCTGGGGCAACACTGCCTGGGGCGCCCTCACCAAACCCAGTCAGAGGAACATGGCTTGGGGCCAGGGAAAGGATGTCCACCAGAGGGTCCATCTCTGCCCCCCGCTCAGTCCTACACCTGCATCTGACTCAGTTCTGCTCTGAGCCTGCAGCACCTCACCCTCACATCATTGCTGCATTCACCTTCCCCCCAAACAAAACATCTTCAAAATATTGCTGTGCCCAAGTTTATTCCTGGGGACCCCTCTGCACCTCAGGCCAGTTGTACAGCCACCATGGTGCCACCAAAACAGGCAGTCCTGCCATGCTGCACCCATCTCACTGTCTGCCCTGTGCCAGCGCTCCTATTCAGGCAGCAGAGTTGTGGTCtggatcagggaactgatccaaaATGGAAACTAATGAGGCTTGTTTACCTCTGTCTCCATAGGCCCCTTCCTTCCTCGCTGCCCATTCTTGCCTCCCCTCCAGCCATGCTGGCCTGCACCTTGCTGGGAGTGCTGGAGGCCTTTGTGCTCTGGCTGCCTCTAGTTGCAGCACAGAGTGCAGGGTGCTGCCACCAGCTACCCTCTGAACAGTTCCCAACGACACCAAAAGCACAAGGCTCCATTACCGTGGCAGAGTCCGCTCTGCCTCTTTGTGTCTGACTTGGCATGGTCCAGCTGCCTGAGTGATCTAGTCTTCCTTTCCTAGCCTTCATATGCTAGACTCTCCCTCAGGCAGTGGCTCAGGTGGTCACAGTCCATGTTTTTCCAGAACAGGACAGATCAGTGTTTCTTATCAAATCAGCATGGGTCTCATTTAGATCTGGACTTTGCACCTCTGACAAATATTCTCATCTGTACTTTGTGTCTTGCATCAGCCCTTGCCTCTGGGGAATTCTCTGACTCTGCCTCAGTCTCTTGGTCAGGATCCACTTTTCCCTATGGCTAAGGGATGATACAAGGGGAGCTGAGTGTCCTGGCCAGGCAGGAAGCTCCATTCACCCTCCAGCAAAGCTCTCCCACGGTTTCACACAGCTGGGATATTCTCCCTTGGGGAGCTCAGCCCTGTGCTGTTTACTCAAACAGtgaccaggcagcagagatcAGGCTGTACAATAACGCAAGTTAAACATGGCAGGGAGGTGTGCTAAGGCTCTGTTATGGGTGCAAAACCCGAGAAGAGACAATTTTCTTCAGGAGTGGGACGAACGAATCCTttctcagctcttgcaccacccCATGGCCAGCACCGTATCCTGGTTGCCCTTGTCCTGTCAGATGGGTCTCCTGCACACACCTTGTGCCGCTGTCTCACTTTCTGCCTTTTCATCTGAGATACCAGTCTTTCCCCTCCTCCAAGGAGAGAATAAGAGGATGTTGTAAACTTTGATTTCAGCAAGGTTTTTGACATAGTGTCCCATGGTATGTTTATTGCCAAACTGAGGCGTACTGGTTGGGGAGGGTGAATTATGTGATGAGTGAAAAACTGACTAGATCACCAGGCTAAAGGAGCTGTGATTAGCTGCAGAAATTCCAGCTGGTGGCCAGTCATTTGTGGTGTTCCTTAGGAATCAATACTAAGAGGTATCCTGTTTAATGTCTTTATCAGACCTGGCTGATGGGCCAGAGTCCACTCTCAGCAGGTCTGGTACCAGACCAAAGGGAGCAATCGATATcttggagggcagggctgctattcagtgGGACTTCGACAGGCTGGAGGATTGGGCCATCAGGAATGTCATGGAGCTGAGCAAAGGCAAACACGACATACTCCCCTGGGAGGAAGCAGCCCAGCATGCAGgccaggctggggtggctgctGGAGGAGCAAGGCTACAGAAGAAGCACTTGGGATGCTGAGAAACAAAAAGCTGGCCAAAAGTCAGTAGGGTGCCCCTGTGCCAAAGCACCAGGGCAGGCTTAGCAAGAATGCAGCCAGTGTGGTGAGGAGAGGGACTACTGCCTTCCATTCAGCTCTGGTGAGATCACATCTGGACACTGACACAGTTTGGGCTCCCTGGTGCAAGACAGACAGTAACAGTTTGGAGCAAGTCTGAGAGCCAAGAAAggctgtggggtctccatccttagagattttCACATCTTCACTGGACACTGCCCTGAACAACCTCTAGCTCTAACTGGACCACTTTGGAGCAGGggttggagcagagacctccagaggtcccctccaactgAACCAGTTCTGTGATGTTATGCCTGAACCACACTGTGCAAAGGAAGGTGGACACCTCATAGATCCTCAGGCAGTGCAGGCTCAGGATCTGGGGAAGGGGCCTGAGTGTCCTAGTGATGGTCCCAAAAGTTTCCAGGAGCCCTGTGTTTCCACCAGAACACACAGTTCACATCCATGTACTCTCCAGAGCATGAGGACAACAGGCAGCCCTCAGTGACTGCATTAGGCCAGGAAGTTCCCCATGCAAAGGCATTCCTGGATTGCATGATGCAAAGTGATAGCACAGCACACTGAGATGGCATATCCCCACTCCTCTGGAAGACATCCTTCTTCAGTTGGCCAGAGCAGCAGTTGTCACAGCACCAGATGCTCTACCTGTTCCCTATATAAGCCAGACTGCAAAGATGCAACGTGGCAACTCCATAAGCACAGGGGGAGTCTGCAGTGCACAGCCTACCTCTTCCTTACTTCCCTCCCCTTGTCTGTGTCTGCTTCCCCACCGCCAGGTTGCATGTTCAGCCACAGTCTGTGCCAAGACACAGTGTCAATGGGTATAGCATAAGGGTACTGCTTTTCTTGCTATTTCAGGATCTACTCTGGCCTTGGCAGGCAAGTAGTGACAGGAAGAATGGGCACAGGGTCAATCACCCATAGTGCATTTCTCCAAACACTCttcagagctcagagggtttctCTTGACATCTTCCTTTCACAGaggccctgggagcagccaggCTGTGTCTGGAGGCTACCCAAACCACTGCAGGTGTGAAGATTGGCAGCCCCCATCCATTACCTTCAGCTGCAGCCAGAGggcctggcagaggaagagggTGGATGCCAGCATGCACAGGCCTCCAGGACTGGAACCCAGAGGCAGAGACATTGTCATGGGATAGGAAGGGGCTGAATAACCAAAACATCAGCCTGAGCAGGAGCTGATTGTGATGGGGGAAGGACAGACAGTTGTGAAGCTGGCTGCCTGTGTAAGGTGCACAGGTGGAAAGTGCACCAAGGATGTCACAGCAAGGACACAGCAAGGATAGTTGCAAGCAGGCTCTGACTTTGCAGCTGTAGGGGACAGGGCAGAGGCAGTGGGTGCTGACAGAGCCAGAGGAGAGCCAGAGGAGAGCCAGGAGTCAGACTGTGTGGAGAAGCAGGGACTGGGTTATTTAGCAAAGGTTGAGCACATGAGGAGCAGGTACAGAGGGGCAGAGGACAGATCTGTTTTCCAGTATCTGTGGGCAAAGGGCTCAGTGGTCAGGACTGGAGAGGGCTGAGAGGGAATAGCCCAGAGCCTGCTGGCCTCCTAGGGCCTCCTCCActtctccccacctccctcccaTCAGGGTTTGGGAGGCCAACGAGGCCAGGCGGGCTGGACGGGAGTGGAGGGCCCTCTCCAGCACAACTGGCTCTCCTAGTTATACAGGGCACAGCAGGTGGAAATGATGCACACAGTATTGACCATGCAGACACTTGGCACCCACCACCCTGCAGTCAGCCAGCTGCATGCAGGGCCCAGCTGAAGGGACTAAATGGCTTAAGGCCAGCATCAAATGGCTGCACTACCCAGGATCATACCTGAGTAAGAACTATTTGCTACAATAAGAAACAGCCCTCAGCCCCATGCAGGGTGATGTCTGGAGGGAGCGGTTGTCTCTGGCCTCACTCATCGAGAGTAGAACCTGCAAAGACACATATGGTGTGTGTGGCCAGACCAGGTGACTCCAGAGTGTACAAAAGTTCCCCTGTGGTCCCAAAGCTCGCTGGCACCAGTGTAAAAgcctgtggtggacagatgagtgaacttttgccttaaacatttcttggtacataaggtgcaagcaaactatgaccccaaacaagccatctgtccccgtcggaaacaggactaagctgctgcgaccccctaAATGGTCttcctgcgaccacccaggacacaccgagcctgtgatGAACCacaccacgatcaggcagagactttgggacctggactataaattattgccgcttagcacaacttctataaaacttgcttagcatgagtagctagatTTGTTGAAGCCTttggctgcacttagataaaataatgaacttttacctacttcagtaagaaaagggcctgagagctgtttcaaactggaatgatgagggagttaccagcagtttgcattcctgtgcactgctgaaacagtgttaattgctggaattaccacctctttgtcagtaccttgagagacaatggcgggacccgaggaatgaagaggcatccatcagcagaaacggtaaagataaacagcctacctagggacagtgatgagacccaataaggagcaggagaccccagacctaaatattactattggtccaaactaccgcatgaggggtggagagcttagattggaaagtgtaattgcccagggatttctttgttcggggtccctcttcggaggcacccaactcaagctgtaactactgcacacgtgtcattacaatttatttattttgccttgatttggctctgaacttttcagcgggaacctagggccggaccctgctcgagttgcaattactgcacgtgcattgctaaaatttacacccagggtgaagaggagcaatgggacgccgctggatccatgagtggtgatatctctttctctctctctctctttctctctcccccgcccCTTTCTcgctcctcccctttgcctttccccacgttttctccccaattcgtggaaaataaagttaagaggttgtatgatatttgaccagttttagcgtcttaatctcgtccttgggatcgtaatgaaaaccctcccgatattggatcgggacaaagCCCTGGCAGTTGGTGTACTTCTGTGAATGGGGGTCCCCACAGAGAAGGGAAAGCCACCCTCGACAAAGGCTTTCAGAACCACACTGCTGTTGTGGATGTggatcaggctgggtagaagagCTCGGTGAGTACCTAAGCCACCTCAATCACAATCCCACCTGTCTTCCACTTGCCAGTGCCTAACAAGTTGCCCTTGATGGGTAAGAGTCAGGGGCAGCAAAGCTCTCAGGTACAGTGTCCACCACTCCCCCCCACTGGGACAGCTTGGAAGTTGGTGGCTGTTGATCTGACCACATCCTTTCTCTGCAAAATTACCAAAGGCAGTCTACTGCAAGAAACCCCCACTGCTCATCATCCCATGCACACAGCATTAGGTGGTCCCACAAGCAAGGAACGGTCTCCCAAGGCCCAAACTAATTCTTCATGGTGGGGAGTATGTGGAGGgcaaagactgaattttctgTCTTGGCCCCTGCTATTGTTCTGCTGGCCCTGACCTGAAGAAAGAGACACAGCTCCCCATGAGTTGAGAACTGCAACGGTACCACCAGACAAGCAATCCAAGGGCATGGGGGCTGTGAGCTCTTCTGAGAAGTCTGTGGCATGATGAAGCCACATACAGGGGTCAGTTCAGCAGGGAGTGACACTGGGCAGGTACACAGCATGACCCAATGCAAAGGCCTGTGTGTATGCTCTGAGCCAAGCCTGTTCCAGCCAACGGGCAGGCGAGACGTGGCTGCCATTGCAGCATACACATGGGCTGTGCCTCAGTAGCTGGCTTCTGTGCCAAAGAACATGCCCTGGCCCATTTGACTGATTAGTCAACATGCACCCATTAGATCAGATGTACTGTGACTCTCAAGGGCAGTAAGCTAGAAGTAGGAAACAGCTTACGCCCAGCAAGGCATCAAGAAGGAATATAATCCTACTCCTCTTGAGCACTTCCTGCTTTGACATTGTCAGTATGATACCAGTAAACACATACACACTGACTTCTTTTAAGGTTTCTTGTTTCTAATCTTGATATCCACTTTCATCTCATTCCTATGCGCATAGTTTTCCACAACAAACCCCTTGACAAGGAGGCCTGCAGGTGGGTAGCACGTGCCAGCCAGGACGGCTCTGGTTGCTGCAAGGACAAAGGGCAGAACTACGTCTCTGGCATCAGTATGGTGCTCAGGTTTGTTAGTTTTTATGCCAGGTTGTGGGTGAttttccccctgccctgccccaacCTGAAGAAGCTCCGTTCTGCCATCACAAGCTTTCGCCCTTTTAAAATGGCAACCTGCTACCACCAGCAGACGCTGGCTTCTTCTTGCCTTCAGGTGGAGAATCTCCCAAGAGAGCATATAACCCCCTATATGTGGCCCAGCCCTTCACTGAGGGCAGAGAAGATTGTTATTCTTCCTGCCTGTTCACTGTCCCAAATCCAAATCTACCCTATTACTGTGGAACTGTGCCACCTCACTTTTTCACATCCAAACACCTCAGTGCTGAACCCTCCCATGCTGGTCCCTCTCCCTCTGGTGGTGTGAGATTGTACAGCTCCTCTTGAAAGTTGTTTCTCTGGGTTTGTGTATGCTAGAGAGTCTTGGTTTTTCCACTCTTAGCTGGCAAACCGAGACTTGTAGTTGCAGCCAGGATGTTACAGTAAAAAAATTACAGACAAAAAAATTGTCCAAAGGGTGACACTGTCCCAAGTGTTCAGATTAGCGATGCAACACAGTATTTCTTTGGCATCTTCTCCTATTTGAGATAACCAATCCAGACTGCCCAGATTCTTTCTTGCTTGCTCATTTTTAAAGGCTTGCTCATTTTGAAAGGCTTTCCAGCTTTGCTGAGCTGCCTTCCCACTGGTTATGAGCACACAGCTCTCTGTGGCAGACAGTTGTAGGCCGTGATTTCTGTGGCAATCTTAGCTAGCTTCAACCACGTTTATTGTCTCCAAGGGCTGCTTGTGCCATGTGTGATCACCAGACAGTCAGGCCCTGTTCCCCTAGTATTCATTTGACATGAGAAAGCATATCACTGCCtgcacagagccagctgcttGGTAAGTTATTGCTCAATAGAAATAGAATTAGCACAGTAAAGTCAAGCTAAAGGACAGTGAGCTTTAACAGGTCAAAGGAAAGGCCAGAAAAGCCAACAGAAAGAGTAGTGAAACAGGTAAGGAGCTCCTGATGCTTTAAAGGTGTGCGTGACAAATCCGTGTAAAGACATCAAAAATCAAAGCTGTTAACAAAATCAAACTACTGCTCCAATCAGGATTTGCTGTTTAACTTGCTGTTTCTATTCACATATTACACCAGAACTCCTGTTACACTGAGCATAACATGTAACACTTCCTCTCCTTTTGTAGCTCACCTGATTTAGCTGAATTATGAGGATTACCACTGCCAAAGAGCTAAGAGTGATGCAGTGGCCTTTGCCTCAGTGAATAGTTTCTGAATTGCCATGTTTGTGAGCCTTTAGAATCAGCTGCCTGTCTCTGACCCTGTCCGAGTCCATCAACCTACCTCAGTTCTCCTATCTCATTTGCATCactccacatgctggggaagaaCCACCTTTAGGACAAACACAGATGTTGTGGACTTATCTCACCTGGTATAACTGGTGCTAGACTGCCTGGTGATGCCAAGGCTGCCTCCAAACCCGGACTGGTGTGGACTGGCTGGGAGGAAAACCCATTGCCACCATCTCCTGAGGACCTGACAGAAGAGACTAAATTGGCCACAGGGTTTTCAGGGCTCTGTGTAAGCACTTGGGTTGTCCTGGTTAAACTTCTGGTTCGTGTTGATGTTTGGATAAAAGGGAACCTGGTCCCTGCTTTGTACCTTGAGAACCATGGGCCTGCagtgggctggggctgggggtggtgtGAGCATCTCTGGTCAACTAGGTTCGGATAGGAGAATGAGCATGTCTGTGCAAGTCATGAGGACAGGCCGGAGTGTATGCTAGTAATACAGGCACTGCTCAAGGGTcatatttgctttctctgcagTATAGTGATGGGGTCATTGTACTGTTGGCCAGATTTGGACCATGAAGCATCAAAAACACACCTCACAGCCACAGAGCAATGCAGGAGGCAGTTGAGAGCAGTGGAAAGGTGTCCAGAGTGTCTGGGAACAGATCTGCTTTTCCAGATCTTTGCAAACTTTCAAATCCCTGGTGACAACTTGTAAGGGGTGAATTTAGGCCTGCCAAGTGCTCCAGGAGATGCTTGGTTTGCCTGAATTTCTGAGTCACAGATGAGACTGGCCACACTTTGCAATTATCTCTCAGAATTTGAACCCAGCTCCCATTGCTACTAGACGACCTGACAAAGTCATGCGCAAATTTCATGTGTGTTCCATGTTTTCTATCTGTCTGTCATGTGTGGCAGTGATGACTTCTGCATGACTCTACCCAGAGCTGTTGTGTTCCCAAGGTGTCCATTTTGATGCCCTTGTCCCTGCTGAACTATCCCAGCAGTAAGAGCAGAGCTGGGTGCCATGATACATGTTCCTCAGGGGGGCACTAGATGGTCAGTTATCACCCAGAAAACAGTGTCCAGGCCTTTGCTGGTTCTCTGCAACAGTTTCTCTCCCCACAGACTGCTCAGCAACACAAAACCAGTACTAGAAAGTATTTGGGAAGGAACTTGACAGAGGACAGAAGACATCACGATCTATCCCATGCTGCACCCACATCTGGAATGCTGCTCTGGCTTCTACCTCTCAAAAGCACCGAGCAGAATGAGGGAGGTGTGTGAAAGGGATGGGATGGGGCTTCACTGAGCAGATATACAGAATGACCTCTGGAAAGGAGAGACTGAGGACCTAGATCTTGTCTGCTTGGGAAAAAGATGGAGGAATGGACATTTGTAGCAATTTTGCCAAATCATGACACTTATAGGaaggatagataggaaatgctgagCCCACTTCTCAGAATGCAGTAATGTGTGGATACCCTGGGAAAGAGACCAGGCAAAGAAGTTATAGCAACCCAGAAACAACCCATCTCCACACAGACCATAATTACATGGCCATGGAGACAAAAAAAGACTGGACAAAGGATGAGAGAAAGCCATTCTCCTTCAATCCCTCCAGCGCTCATGAGGCAGCCCCTGCTTCATGCATTGCAATCTCTCTTTCTGTAGGCCAACCACATAACAGACTGCAGGAGACCTGCTTGTCCCCCAGGAAGTGCTACCAACCTTGGAATTCATAAACAAAATCATTTCCTCATTAATGAGCCTGCAAATGGTTCTCCAGTTTTCCCTGTACCAGCTACAACCTCAAGTTTGCCCTTGTAGTGCCTGCCTTGATAGAGAAATCTGCAGGGCTTGGACCTCATGCAGGCACATCGCTGAAAAGTGTAAGTGTATGAACACATGAGCAGAGACACTTGGAGAGAGACGAGATGAAACTCCTCTCCTGTAGCACTGCTCTTTTTCCTGGAAGATGCATGAGAGATAAGGGAATATGTAGCATTTGGGGATGAGACCCCCTACACTCAGGGCTAAGACTAGAGCCACCTCCCTGACAGGATGATGGCCAGGCCCCTCTGGCAGAAGAGATCTGAAGTTCAGATTAAATCAGCTCCATTAGCCACAGAAAAAATTCTGAGGAGTTCtatcaaaggaaaagcaaagaccCTTATGCTAACTATGAAAGTTAataggagaagaagaagaaggccCAGACAGTGCTACTTGTTGCTTAGAAACACGGGTTTATTGAGGAAATgggcacagcacagtgcagcagcaAAGGGACCTGCTGCCAGGATCCCGGCACGACGCTGGGCTGGTGTCTCACCATGGCACTACTTTCCCTTCCCAGTCCAGGAAAGTCCCATTGTCCTTCTCggacagggagcagagcacgttCAGCATCCCTTGTACGCTCACGTCCAGTGTCAATGGaggctgcagggacacaggagaaACACGGTCATGTGCCCAAGGCCTTCTGAAGGTCTGCCCTGGCTCCTGCTTGGGCCACTGTCTCCCTGAGCCTGGGGCTCAGGGCTCTCTGGGGTGAGTGAAGTGAGGAGACACCAGCACTTCACAGGAAGAGTCCCTGTCTGtcatctccttccctcctgtgcctcAAGCTCAGAGCATTGTCCAGACAGCTCCACCGGAGCCCGGCAGGTCTCAGGATGTTCAGGACACAGGGCTCTCTGGGTTCCTGAACGATGAGGTTCTTCTGGACCTGCCCCAGAAAAAATCCTACCTTATGTCCTGCTACGTTCCCCATGTCTGTTTGCACCCAGCCAGGGTGGAGAGCAGCACAGAGGATGCCGTGTTGCCGGTACCCCAAGGACTGGCACTTGGTGAGCATGTTCAGAGCAGCCTGCAGGGAGACATCGCAGGGATCACTGTGAGGAGGAAAGAAGTCCCCTCCCAAAGGGAACATGTGCAGACCCCaaggcaggggcagaggagggcaggCGAGGAGAGCTCCCCAGGACACACAGTGCTGCTGCAGTCTCCATGCACAGACACCCAGCACAGCTGAAGGCTggtcccagcacagccctccaagAATGGGGCCAGGAACTGGGCTAGAGCGTCTCCAGGGAGAAAGGGACTCCCGAGAACTGTTGCAAGTGGagaggggtggagggagggaggggagtcaCAAGAGGGCTTGGAGGGggttttggagaaaaataaatgtgggGGCTCACGCCCAGCACAGCCTGGCAATACCTTGCTGCAGCGGTATGAGACACTTTGCCCCAAATCCCATAAATGTACTTCCTTAATGGAGCCCCCATAGCTGGACATGTTGATGATGGCTGCCTTGCTGCAGCTCAGCTCAGAACTTGGGCTTCCCTGGGCAGCCTTCTTCAGCAAGGGCAGGAACGCCTGCAAGGAGAGGAATGAAGGGCCTGTGCAGATGTGGTTCGGGAG contains:
- the LOC135329744 gene encoding C-signal-like; amino-acid sequence: MAGLCVHSALVTGANRGIGLGIIKQLLQLPNPPKWLFAACRDPKGERAQELQHLASKHPSLVIVPLEVTDPASIQAAAARVREHLKDSGLNLLINNAGIAKLSYLDTETLADMSQVYATNTIGPLLVSQAFLPLLKKAAQGSPSSELSCSKAAIINMSSYGGSIKEVHLWDLGQSVSYRCSKAALNMLTKCQSLGYRQHGILCAALHPGWVQTDMGNVAGHKPPLTLDVSVQGMLNVLCSLSEKDNGTFLDWEGKVVPW